The proteins below are encoded in one region of Pacificitalea manganoxidans:
- a CDS encoding DUF2312 domain-containing protein, with protein sequence MEDSSVTDSTYRVTADELRQFIERFERLEAEKKDIADQQKEVMAEAKGRGYDTKVMRKVISLRKREPDDIAEEEAVLEMYKEALGMG encoded by the coding sequence ATGGAAGACAGCAGCGTGACCGACAGCACCTACCGCGTGACCGCGGACGAGCTGCGGCAGTTCATCGAGCGTTTTGAGCGGCTCGAAGCCGAAAAGAAGGACATCGCCGACCAGCAAAAAGAGGTGATGGCCGAGGCCAAGGGCCGTGGCTACGACACCAAGGTGATGCGCAAGGTGATCTCGCTGCGCAAGCGCGAGCCCGATGACATCGCCGAGGAAGAAGCGGTGCTTGAGATGTATAAAGAAGCGCTTGGCATGGGCTGA
- a CDS encoding DMT family transporter → MSPTLAGALWMIAAMAAFALEDLLFKQVTATLPPGEALVIFGALGTLIYAGLAYRRGERLCPPDFFRRIMVLRSASELCGRLFFGLALAYVPLSTTSAILQATPLVVAAGAVWFFGETVGWRRWTAICVGFAGVLMILRPGLGSTDPALIFAVLGTLGFAGRDLATRASPRDLSARQLGIAGFAMLCLAGVLLTMWSGDVTRPDAAALGKLLVTATVGVCAYFALTRAMRSGDISVVAPFRYVRLVYAMLLGIVVLGERPDAMTLIGSAVIVASGLYTLIATSLRARAAR, encoded by the coding sequence ATGTCGCCTACCCTTGCCGGCGCGCTCTGGATGATCGCGGCCATGGCGGCCTTTGCGCTGGAGGATCTGCTGTTCAAGCAGGTGACGGCCACCCTGCCCCCCGGTGAGGCGCTGGTGATCTTTGGCGCGCTTGGCACGCTGATCTATGCCGGTCTTGCCTATCGACGGGGCGAGCGGCTCTGTCCGCCGGATTTCTTTCGCCGCATCATGGTTCTGCGCTCCGCCAGCGAATTGTGCGGGCGGCTCTTTTTCGGTCTGGCGCTGGCTTATGTGCCGCTGTCGACGACCTCTGCCATCCTGCAAGCGACGCCTCTCGTCGTGGCAGCGGGCGCGGTGTGGTTCTTTGGCGAAACCGTCGGCTGGCGGCGCTGGACGGCGATCTGCGTGGGGTTCGCAGGCGTCCTGATGATCCTGCGGCCCGGGCTTGGCTCCACTGATCCGGCGCTGATCTTTGCGGTGCTGGGCACGCTGGGCTTTGCCGGGCGGGATTTGGCCACCCGCGCCAGCCCGCGCGATCTGTCGGCCCGGCAGCTAGGCATCGCCGGATTTGCGATGTTGTGCCTCGCCGGTGTGCTGCTGACGATGTGGAGCGGGGATGTCACCCGGCCCGACGCCGCCGCACTGGGCAAGCTGCTGGTCACCGCAACGGTCGGGGTCTGCGCCTATTTCGCGCTGACTCGCGCGATGCGTTCGGGCGATATCTCGGTCGTCGCGCCGTTCCGCTATGTGCGTCTGGTCTATGCGATGCTGCTGGGGATCGTCGTGCTAGGCGAACGCCCCGACGCGATGACGCTGATCGGCAGCGCCGTGATCGTTGCAAGCGGGCTCTACACCCTTATCGCGACCAGTCTGCGGGCGCGGGCGGCGCGCTGA
- the tig gene encoding trigger factor: protein MQVTETLNDGLKRGYDITISASELDAKVNEKLVEARPEIEMKGFRKGKVPMALLKKQYGQRLLGEAMQEAVDGAMAEHFEKTGDRPALQPQVKMKGDDWKEGDDVEVEMSYEALPEIPEPDLSAVTLEKMVVKADDADVDEALEGLAKQAQNFEDKDGAAEDGDQVTMDFVGKVDGEAFEGGTADDFPLVLGSGQFIPGFEEQLVGVKAGDEKAVEVSFPEQYQAAHLAGKAAVFDCTIKAVKAPKAAEIDDEMAKQFGAEDLAGLKSQIAERLEAEYAGASRAVMKRALLDQLDDAVKFDLPPALVEAEAQQIAHQLWHEENPDVQGHDHPKIEPTEQHKTLAERRVRLGLLLAELGRKNEIEVTDAEMTQAVMNQARQYPGQERQFFEFIQQNQQMQQQLRAPIFEDKVVDYVFDQATVTEKPVDKDTLKAAVEKLEEDE, encoded by the coding sequence ATGCAGGTCACCGAGACCCTGAATGACGGGCTGAAACGCGGCTACGACATCACCATTTCCGCCTCCGAACTGGACGCCAAGGTGAACGAGAAGCTGGTCGAAGCCCGCCCCGAGATCGAAATGAAGGGCTTCCGCAAGGGTAAGGTGCCGATGGCCCTGCTCAAGAAGCAGTATGGCCAGCGTCTTCTGGGCGAAGCCATGCAGGAAGCCGTCGACGGCGCCATGGCCGAGCATTTCGAGAAAACCGGCGACCGCCCCGCCCTGCAGCCGCAGGTCAAGATGAAGGGCGACGACTGGAAAGAAGGCGACGATGTCGAGGTCGAGATGTCCTATGAGGCGCTCCCCGAGATCCCTGAGCCCGACCTCTCCGCCGTGACGCTCGAAAAGATGGTCGTGAAGGCCGATGACGCCGACGTCGACGAAGCTCTGGAAGGTCTGGCCAAGCAGGCTCAGAACTTCGAGGACAAGGACGGCGCAGCCGAGGACGGCGATCAGGTCACGATGGACTTCGTGGGCAAGGTCGACGGCGAGGCATTCGAAGGCGGCACCGCCGACGATTTCCCGCTGGTTCTGGGCTCCGGTCAGTTCATCCCCGGCTTCGAAGAGCAGCTGGTCGGCGTGAAAGCCGGTGACGAGAAGGCCGTCGAGGTCTCCTTCCCCGAGCAGTATCAGGCCGCCCATCTGGCTGGCAAAGCCGCCGTGTTCGACTGCACCATCAAGGCCGTGAAGGCCCCGAAGGCCGCTGAGATCGACGACGAGATGGCCAAGCAGTTCGGCGCCGAAGACCTCGCCGGTCTGAAGTCGCAGATCGCCGAGCGTCTGGAAGCCGAATATGCAGGCGCCTCCCGCGCGGTCATGAAGCGCGCGCTTCTCGACCAACTGGACGATGCCGTCAAATTCGACCTGCCCCCCGCGCTGGTCGAGGCCGAAGCCCAGCAGATCGCGCATCAGCTGTGGCACGAGGAAAACCCGGACGTGCAGGGCCACGATCACCCCAAGATCGAGCCCACCGAGCAGCATAAGACGCTCGCCGAACGCCGCGTCCGGCTGGGCCTCCTCCTGGCCGAACTGGGCCGCAAGAACGAGATCGAAGTGACCGACGCCGAAATGACCCAAGCGGTCATGAACCAAGCCCGCCAGTATCCGGGTCAGGAGCGTCAGTTCTTTGAATTCATTCAGCAGAACCAGCAGATGCAGCAGCAGCTCCGCGCGCCCATCTTCGAAGACAAAGTTGTCGATTACGTCTTCGATCAAGCCACTGTCACCGAAAAGCCGGTCGACAAGGACACGCTGAAAGCCGCGGTCGAGAAGCTCGAAGAAGACGAGTGA
- a CDS encoding L,D-transpeptidase, with protein sequence MIRPFTAPLARIVAALCALTILAACGAAPMEPGVSRELRDMYPTMEDNGWTIPAVPAQYLNDDVKRQIVTYRNDRTPGTIIVDPYSRHLFYIIDGTTAKRYTVGVGKAGRGFAGRGIINHQKDWPSWTPTQRMLKTDPELYGPVAGGMEGGLDNPLGARALYLYRNGRDTLYRIHGTPYPWTVGGMDSAGCIRLFQQDIIDLAKITDNGTQVIVLSEAQSAEDQINRGPLGDGV encoded by the coding sequence ATGATCCGTCCCTTCACCGCCCCGCTGGCCAGAATAGTCGCGGCGCTTTGTGCGCTTACCATATTGGCCGCCTGTGGCGCTGCGCCGATGGAGCCGGGCGTCAGCCGCGAGCTTCGCGACATGTATCCGACGATGGAGGATAATGGCTGGACCATTCCCGCCGTGCCCGCCCAGTATCTCAATGACGACGTGAAGCGGCAGATTGTGACCTACCGCAATGACCGCACCCCCGGCACGATCATCGTCGACCCCTATTCGCGCCACCTGTTCTACATCATCGATGGCACCACCGCGAAGCGCTACACCGTCGGCGTCGGCAAGGCCGGACGCGGCTTTGCCGGGCGCGGCATCATCAACCATCAGAAAGACTGGCCCAGCTGGACCCCGACCCAGCGCATGCTGAAAACCGACCCCGAGCTTTACGGCCCCGTCGCCGGTGGTATGGAAGGCGGGCTGGACAATCCGCTGGGCGCCCGCGCGCTGTATCTCTACCGCAATGGGCGCGACACGCTCTACCGCATCCACGGCACCCCCTACCCGTGGACCGTGGGCGGCATGGACAGCGCGGGCTGCATTCGCCTGTTCCAGCAAGACATCATCGATCTCGCCAAGATCACCGATAACGGCACGCAGGTGATCGTGTTGTCCGAGGCCCAGTCTGCCGAGGATCAGATCAACCGGGGTCCGCTCGGCGACGGCGTCTGA